A window of Reinekea marina contains these coding sequences:
- a CDS encoding putative signal transducing protein gives MTKIYTHPNLYQVVNIQNLLDLKLIRTSVRNEFASGGSGELAPQDVWPELWLEDERDLGLAQNILAEIAANEQDDWYCGQCGESNAGSFDFCWDCEAPRKKI, from the coding sequence ATGACAAAAATTTATACACATCCGAATTTATATCAAGTAGTCAACATTCAAAACCTGTTAGATTTAAAGCTCATTAGGACGAGTGTTCGTAATGAGTTTGCCTCAGGCGGTTCAGGGGAGTTAGCCCCTCAGGATGTCTGGCCAGAACTCTGGTTAGAAGACGAACGAGATCTAGGGTTGGCGCAAAATATTCTTGCTGAAATTGCCGCAAATGAACAAGACGATTGGTATTGCGGGCAGTGTGGTGAAAGCAATGCCGGCTCATTTGATTTTTGTTGGGATTGTGAAGCACCGAGAAAAAAGATTTAG
- the pomA gene encoding flagellar motor protein PomA has product MDIAMIVGLIGALAMIIMSMLLGGSLGIFINIPSVLIVFGGSTFVAMSKFTLEQFLGVGKVVGKAFSFSIVKPEDLIGEIVELADGARKGGLLSLEGKETSSDFLSKGIQLLVDGHDPEVVKTLLNKDMKMTSDRHADGAKFFSAMADVGPAMGMIGTLIGLVAMLANMDDPKTIGPAMAVALLTTLYGSFLATVICIPIADKLGVRSKQEETIQKMAIDGLLAIQAGQNPRIIESMLKSYLPSNLRGE; this is encoded by the coding sequence GTGGATATAGCTATGATTGTCGGGCTCATTGGGGCTCTCGCCATGATCATCATGTCCATGCTTTTGGGCGGAAGTCTAGGCATATTTATTAACATTCCATCGGTGCTTATTGTATTTGGTGGGTCGACCTTTGTGGCCATGTCGAAATTCACCCTTGAGCAGTTTTTAGGCGTCGGGAAGGTGGTCGGAAAGGCCTTTTCATTTTCAATTGTTAAGCCAGAAGACTTAATTGGAGAAATCGTTGAGCTTGCCGATGGCGCTCGTAAAGGTGGTTTATTGTCTTTAGAGGGCAAAGAAACCAGCAGTGACTTTTTATCAAAAGGGATTCAGTTGCTGGTAGACGGCCATGACCCTGAAGTCGTAAAAACGTTATTAAACAAAGATATGAAAATGACCTCAGATCGGCATGCCGACGGGGCAAAATTTTTCAGTGCCATGGCCGATGTAGGCCCTGCAATGGGTATGATCGGTACGTTGATCGGGTTGGTTGCGATGTTGGCCAACATGGACGATCCAAAAACCATTGGCCCTGCTATGGCGGTTGCCTTGTTAACTACACTTTATGGTTCGTTCTTAGCCACCGTTATCTGTATTCCAATTGCCGATAAACTGGGTGTGCGTTCTAAGCAAGAAGAAACGATTCAAAAAATGGCGATCGATGGCTTATTGGCCATTCAAGCTGGTCAAAACCCTCGTATTATTGAATCAATGTTGAAAAGTTATCTGCCATCTAATTTGCGTGGCGAATAA
- a CDS encoding exodeoxyribonuclease VII small subunit — protein sequence MANPTKNSFEDDLTALENIVEQLESGELSLDDAMKAFESGVKLTNQCQKTLADAQQKVQVLVDKNGLESLQDLDDQEA from the coding sequence ATGGCGAATCCAACTAAAAACTCATTCGAAGACGATTTAACGGCTTTAGAGAACATTGTTGAACAACTTGAGTCGGGCGAGCTCAGCCTAGATGACGCAATGAAGGCATTTGAATCGGGTGTCAAACTGACCAACCAATGTCAAAAAACGTTAGCCGATGCCCAGCAAAAGGTACAAGTATTAGTCGATAAAAACGGCCTAGAATCTTTGCAAGACCTTGACGATCAAGAGGCCTAA
- a CDS encoding MotB family protein has translation MEEEDDCPECIEGLPAWMGTFSDLMALLMCFFVLLLSFSEMDALKFKRLAGSLRNAFGVQAEVNVMDIPKGTSIIAKEFSPGTPNPTPLNSVRQDTVDDLKDSLEILCQDTVTMQETAQGEEGKLSRDIAVPENATSEEVQERAEQFAEALAKEVAEGALQIETINETIIIRIKEQSFSGGSDYVADDFLPVLDKIRVLLVTTPGKLFVEGHTDNIPISTARFRNNWLLSAARALAVAEYLFIAPEMSEDRFTIVGHGSTKPLASNDTPEGRLQNRRVEILVKQVNENFDGTPSPSPEDVDPGDPSLFGLDSDEIF, from the coding sequence ATGGAAGAAGAAGACGATTGCCCCGAATGCATTGAAGGTCTCCCTGCATGGATGGGTACATTTTCAGACTTAATGGCACTGTTAATGTGCTTTTTCGTGCTGCTGTTGTCTTTCTCTGAGATGGATGCCCTAAAGTTTAAACGTTTAGCGGGTTCTTTGCGCAATGCCTTTGGTGTGCAAGCCGAGGTGAATGTGATGGATATTCCAAAAGGGACTAGCATAATCGCGAAAGAATTTAGCCCCGGTACGCCGAATCCGACGCCGTTAAATTCTGTTCGTCAAGATACCGTGGATGATCTTAAAGACTCGTTGGAAATTCTTTGCCAAGATACCGTGACCATGCAAGAAACCGCGCAGGGTGAGGAAGGCAAGTTGTCTCGCGATATCGCCGTTCCAGAAAACGCGACGTCTGAAGAGGTTCAAGAGCGGGCCGAGCAATTTGCAGAAGCCTTGGCAAAAGAAGTCGCTGAAGGCGCGCTGCAAATAGAAACCATAAACGAAACCATTATTATTCGAATTAAAGAACAGAGCTTCAGTGGCGGCTCGGATTATGTTGCTGATGATTTCTTACCTGTTCTGGATAAAATCCGAGTGCTTTTGGTGACTACTCCTGGAAAGTTATTTGTAGAAGGTCATACGGACAACATTCCGATCAGTACGGCGCGGTTTAGAAATAACTGGTTGCTCAGTGCGGCCCGAGCCTTGGCTGTGGCAGAGTACCTATTTATCGCGCCTGAGATGAGCGAAGACCGTTTCACTATTGTTGGGCATGGGTCGACCAAGCCGTTGGCTTCAAATGATACACCAGAAGGACGGTTGCAAAATCGCCGCGTCGAAATATTAGTGAAGCAAGTGAATGAAAACTTCGATGGTACGCCTTCTCCTAGCCCAGAAGATGTTGACCCAGGCGACCCTAGCTTATTTGGTCTTGACTCTGATGAGATTTTCTAA
- a CDS encoding glycosyltransferase, with the protein MTKKALFIAKNWPEPNSTAAGRRTLDVLQIIEEMGFSIHIACTAEATPFQADFDQLGYVTHAIDVNCSSFDQWVAKLQPALVIYDRFVMEEQFGWRVREQVPNALTLLDTSDLHCLRIAREKAFKHNKAINLFNETAVREISAISRCDFTLMISKAEIDILKTEFNIPSFKCLYLPFLVSKLPKPSQIRFKDRQHLVMIGGFKHEPNRDATRWLREALWPAIRPSLPKGTEMHVFGAYADHAMNQLNAPKVGFFVKGRTESSLKTVEQYRLNLAPLRFGAGQKGKILEGWLTGTPTLTTPIGAESMLGDQPNIYELSDKPELFAKQVAHYYLNEGQWQELQSDGYQRIAKDFLKENQIGAFTSTLENALTNVAIHRSQDFWQQLMWQNQLGAMKYMSRWIEAKNKPD; encoded by the coding sequence ATGACAAAAAAGGCCTTATTCATTGCCAAAAACTGGCCCGAGCCTAACTCGACAGCGGCCGGTCGAAGAACACTAGATGTATTGCAGATTATCGAAGAAATGGGTTTTTCAATACACATTGCTTGTACCGCAGAAGCAACACCCTTCCAAGCCGATTTTGATCAGCTGGGTTATGTCACTCATGCCATTGACGTTAACTGTTCATCATTCGATCAATGGGTCGCTAAGTTGCAACCCGCACTCGTCATCTATGATCGATTTGTCATGGAAGAACAGTTTGGTTGGCGTGTTAGAGAGCAAGTACCCAATGCCTTAACCTTGCTCGATACCAGTGACTTACATTGTTTACGCATAGCACGTGAAAAGGCTTTCAAACATAACAAAGCCATTAATTTGTTTAACGAAACGGCCGTAAGAGAAATATCAGCCATCAGTCGCTGCGACTTTACGCTGATGATTTCAAAGGCCGAAATAGACATTCTAAAAACCGAGTTCAATATACCAAGTTTTAAATGTTTATATTTACCTTTCCTTGTTTCTAAACTACCCAAACCTAGCCAAATTAGGTTTAAAGACAGACAACACCTAGTCATGATTGGCGGCTTCAAGCACGAGCCGAATAGAGACGCCACACGTTGGCTGCGAGAAGCCCTTTGGCCAGCTATTCGACCGTCATTACCGAAAGGCACTGAGATGCATGTTTTTGGCGCTTATGCCGATCATGCGATGAACCAGTTAAATGCACCAAAGGTAGGCTTTTTTGTTAAGGGCCGCACTGAGAGTTCTTTAAAAACCGTAGAACAGTACCGCTTAAATCTAGCCCCATTACGTTTTGGTGCAGGGCAAAAGGGAAAAATTTTAGAAGGCTGGCTTACCGGCACACCGACTCTGACAACCCCGATTGGGGCTGAATCAATGCTGGGCGACCAACCCAATATATACGAACTTTCAGATAAGCCTGAGCTATTTGCGAAACAGGTCGCTCATTACTACTTAAACGAAGGCCAATGGCAAGAACTTCAATCAGATGGCTATCAGCGTATTGCAAAGGATTTTTTAAAAGAAAATCAGATAGGTGCTTTCACATCAACCCTCGAGAATGCCCTCACGAACGTAGCAATCCATCGAAGCCAAGATTTTTGGCAACAACTCATGTGGCAAAACCAATTAGGTGCCATGAAATATATGAGTCGCTGGATAGAAGCCAAGAATAAACCTGATTGA
- the dxs gene encoding 1-deoxy-D-xylulose-5-phosphate synthase produces the protein MKVFDHIPKTRPRTPLLDRVDSPADLKKLPLSQLPQYADELREYLLFSVGQSGGHFGAGLGVVELTVALHYVYDTPEQNLVWDVGHQAYPHKIITGRRDKLPTIRQERGLHAFPHREESPYDRFGVGHSSTSISAALGMAIANRLQGNPQQAVAVIGDGAITAGLAFEALNHAGHDGANLLVVLNDNDMSISENVGALNKAFSRVFSSKTYSHLRENSKKVLKNVPPMLEFARKAEEHMKGMVAPGTLFEELGFNYVGPVDGHDVIELVNTLSNIKTFNGPQFLHIASQKGKGFLPAENEPIKYHAITKIESQVSNAPEIKPVAKPSYSNVFGQWLCDMAANNAQLTGITPAMREGSDLIKFSQLYPQRYFDVAIAEQHAVTFAAGLACEGFKPVVAIYSTFLQRGYDQLIHDVAIQNLDVLFAIDRAGFVGEDGPTHSGSYDFSYLRCIPNLIVMAPKDEQECRQMLSTGFLYEGPAAVRYPRGKGPGVEVTATLEPLTIGQSELLRSGKKVAILAFGSRVEPCKAVADALDATLINMRFVKPIDKEAIIKAAQSHDLLVTVEENAIMGGAGSAVAEALLASGAPANILQLGLPDEYTNHAKPEVMLAQVGLDSSGIQAAIEARLGQ, from the coding sequence ATGAAGGTTTTTGACCATATTCCAAAAACGCGTCCCCGAACGCCATTACTAGATCGCGTTGACTCCCCGGCCGACCTTAAGAAGCTCCCACTGTCTCAGTTACCGCAATACGCTGATGAACTGCGTGAGTACTTACTTTTCAGTGTTGGCCAATCTGGCGGTCATTTTGGTGCGGGGCTTGGCGTTGTCGAGCTAACGGTCGCATTGCACTATGTTTACGATACTCCTGAGCAAAATTTAGTCTGGGATGTGGGTCATCAGGCTTATCCGCACAAAATTATTACTGGGCGCAGAGATAAACTGCCGACCATTCGCCAAGAGCGCGGATTACACGCATTTCCACATCGTGAAGAAAGCCCATACGACCGCTTTGGTGTAGGCCATTCGAGCACCTCTATTTCTGCCGCGTTAGGCATGGCCATTGCGAATAGATTACAAGGCAACCCCCAACAAGCCGTTGCGGTCATTGGAGATGGTGCCATTACCGCTGGCTTAGCCTTTGAGGCCTTAAATCACGCTGGGCATGATGGCGCTAATTTACTGGTCGTATTAAACGACAATGACATGTCAATCTCAGAAAACGTTGGCGCTTTAAACAAGGCCTTTTCTCGGGTTTTTTCGTCAAAAACCTATTCGCATTTGCGTGAAAACAGCAAAAAAGTGCTCAAAAATGTGCCGCCTATGCTGGAGTTTGCCCGTAAAGCCGAAGAACACATGAAAGGCATGGTAGCCCCAGGAACACTATTTGAAGAATTAGGCTTTAACTACGTCGGCCCCGTTGATGGGCACGATGTAATAGAGCTAGTGAACACGCTCAGCAACATTAAAACGTTCAACGGCCCACAGTTTTTACACATTGCCAGCCAAAAAGGTAAAGGGTTTTTGCCGGCTGAAAACGAGCCCATTAAATACCACGCTATTACTAAAATTGAATCTCAAGTCAGCAACGCACCCGAGATAAAACCAGTCGCGAAACCGAGTTACTCAAATGTTTTCGGTCAATGGTTGTGCGATATGGCCGCTAACAACGCACAGTTAACAGGTATTACACCGGCTATGCGTGAAGGTTCTGATCTCATCAAATTTTCACAGCTATACCCGCAGCGATACTTTGATGTTGCTATTGCAGAGCAGCACGCCGTTACTTTTGCGGCGGGTTTAGCCTGTGAGGGGTTTAAACCCGTGGTAGCGATTTATTCAACCTTCTTACAACGTGGCTACGATCAATTGATACACGATGTGGCCATTCAAAATTTAGACGTTTTGTTTGCTATCGATCGCGCGGGTTTTGTCGGTGAAGATGGCCCGACACATTCGGGCAGTTACGATTTTAGTTATTTACGCTGTATTCCCAACTTGATCGTGATGGCCCCTAAAGATGAACAAGAATGTCGTCAAATGTTGTCCACTGGCTTTTTATACGAAGGCCCTGCCGCCGTCAGATACCCAAGAGGCAAAGGCCCTGGCGTTGAAGTCACAGCAACACTAGAGCCATTAACCATTGGCCAATCGGAGTTGCTACGTTCCGGTAAAAAAGTTGCTATTTTGGCCTTTGGCAGTCGCGTAGAGCCTTGTAAAGCAGTCGCCGATGCGCTGGATGCCACTTTAATAAACATGCGTTTTGTAAAACCGATAGATAAAGAAGCTATTATAAAGGCGGCTCAATCTCACGATTTACTCGTTACCGTTGAAGAAAATGCCATTATGGGCGGCGCAGGGTCGGCTGTCGCTGAAGCTCTACTTGCCAGTGGTGCTCCTGCAAATATATTGCAATTAGGGCTGCCCGATGAATACACTAATCACGCCAAACCAGAGGTTATGTTGGCGCAAGTGGGGCTAGACTCGTCGGGAATTCAAGCGGCCATTGAAGCGCGACTAGGGCAATAA
- a CDS encoding MFS transporter, translated as MKKSSALTVPEFRVYFMAAIFGTMAIWMTRFLYAWMVWEYTKSAFWVGVASAGLLLPSLIVTPIFGVISDRINLKKGIVSWQFAQGVITALTAIILKFQPPSLPLLMTIIVVFGIVASAGSPLRLTILPKLVGKNRLSSAVGYGAILFNSSRVIAPAFSAWLLSISSEMALLWVCTMAFALAAVINLRLPSFKQPENKPEALPWYQEFMVGVNISWQSPFIRILILLTFINSFTGRTLMELLPAFSGTLSSGSAADLATLIACAGIGSIIGGIFMSRQRNELARLKNILLLSLGFSLVFIIALLLTRSLAFISFCVGMISLLMTLFGTGSQIILQIQTDENTRGRVMSLWLTIAIAGPAMGAFLMGWVTEISNFTVTFMFMAALTLLCGVLLQGHKKKMAQHQNAPEVQQ; from the coding sequence GTGAAGAAATCATCCGCCCTTACCGTTCCAGAGTTTCGTGTCTATTTCATGGCCGCTATTTTTGGCACCATGGCCATTTGGATGACACGTTTTCTTTACGCATGGATGGTTTGGGAGTACACAAAGTCGGCCTTTTGGGTTGGAGTTGCCAGCGCAGGTTTATTATTACCCTCTTTAATTGTGACACCAATTTTTGGTGTTATTTCCGATCGAATTAATCTCAAAAAAGGGATTGTGAGCTGGCAGTTTGCGCAGGGAGTTATCACCGCCCTTACGGCTATTATTTTAAAGTTTCAACCGCCTTCTCTACCCTTGCTAATGACCATCATTGTCGTGTTTGGCATCGTGGCTTCCGCAGGCTCTCCACTGCGATTAACAATTTTGCCAAAGTTAGTCGGTAAAAATCGTTTGTCTAGTGCGGTAGGCTACGGCGCCATTTTATTCAACAGCTCACGAGTTATTGCACCGGCTTTTTCAGCTTGGCTGTTGTCTATATCTTCTGAGATGGCTTTACTTTGGGTATGCACAATGGCGTTTGCTTTGGCCGCGGTCATAAATTTGCGCCTGCCTTCGTTTAAACAACCCGAGAACAAACCAGAAGCCTTGCCCTGGTATCAAGAGTTTATGGTGGGCGTTAACATCAGCTGGCAATCACCTTTTATTCGTATTTTAATTTTATTGACCTTCATCAATAGCTTTACCGGTCGAACTTTGATGGAATTATTACCCGCATTTTCTGGTACTTTATCATCGGGTTCTGCTGCTGATTTAGCGACGCTGATTGCCTGTGCGGGCATCGGATCCATTATTGGTGGCATTTTCATGTCTCGACAACGCAACGAACTCGCCCGCCTCAAAAATATACTACTTTTATCTCTTGGTTTTTCGCTAGTGTTTATTATTGCGCTACTTCTAACGCGTTCGCTCGCGTTTATATCTTTCTGCGTTGGCATGATCAGCTTACTGATGACTTTATTTGGCACCGGAAGCCAAATAATTTTGCAAATACAAACCGATGAGAACACCCGTGGAAGAGTCATGAGTTTATGGTTAACGATTGCCATTGCAGGGCCTGCAATGGGTGCTTTTCTAATGGGCTGGGTCACCGAAATTTCAAATTTTACCGTCACCTTTATGTTTATGGCTGCACTCACCTTACTATGCGGCGTGCTTTTGCAGGGCCACAAGAAAAAGATGGCCCAACATCAGAATGCACCCGAAGTGCAGCAGTGA
- a CDS encoding MmcQ/YjbR family DNA-binding protein → MVSIGELHDQWRSHCLTKQGASEDTPFGPEALVFKVEGKMFALLMKRKQGLALNLKCDPQEALIIRESFEAVIPGYHMNKKHWNTVYLDQGLDESLIAGWIADSYNLVVQSLPKKTRIKYLGDN, encoded by the coding sequence ATGGTCTCAATCGGTGAATTACATGATCAGTGGCGATCACACTGCTTAACAAAACAAGGGGCTAGCGAAGACACCCCATTTGGACCAGAGGCTTTAGTGTTTAAAGTTGAGGGGAAAATGTTTGCACTGTTAATGAAGCGAAAACAAGGTTTAGCGTTAAATCTAAAGTGCGATCCACAAGAAGCGTTAATTATCAGAGAAAGCTTTGAGGCTGTAATACCTGGTTACCATATGAACAAAAAGCATTGGAATACGGTGTATTTAGATCAAGGGTTGGACGAATCATTAATCGCAGGTTGGATCGCTGATTCGTACAACTTGGTGGTGCAATCGTTGCCTAAAAAAACTCGTATTAAGTATTTAGGCGATAATTAA
- a CDS encoding polyprenyl synthetase family protein: protein MKLDEYLSDTRSRFETHLQHSFQHSPSEQLKNAIHYSLLDGGKRLRPALVRAAALACGQSNQHWLIPASAIEMVHVYSLIHDDLPAMDNDDLRRGKPTNHKAFDEATAILAGDALQTEAFLQIAQATEFNDQQVRRMLTALTKASGGQGMVGGQMLDILAEETSITLEQLQHIHRLKTGALIQASLAIGALCKEDVTDSVLQQLEVYGDAIGLAFQITDDVLDVTSTTEVLGKPQGSDAEAQKTTYVTLLGLSGAKQQAHFQHQRALSALTDMGLNETSLLWQLADYILYRDH, encoded by the coding sequence ATGAAACTCGACGAATATTTATCCGACACTCGTTCGCGCTTTGAAACCCACCTGCAACATTCGTTTCAACATTCGCCTTCAGAACAATTAAAAAACGCCATTCATTATTCGTTGCTCGATGGTGGCAAACGCTTGAGACCCGCATTGGTTCGTGCCGCAGCATTAGCATGCGGGCAATCGAATCAGCATTGGCTGATTCCCGCCAGCGCAATAGAAATGGTGCACGTTTACAGTTTAATTCACGACGATTTGCCTGCTATGGACAACGACGATTTGCGCCGAGGCAAACCAACCAACCATAAAGCCTTTGATGAAGCTACGGCCATTTTAGCCGGCGATGCGTTGCAAACCGAGGCGTTCTTGCAAATTGCGCAGGCAACTGAATTTAATGACCAACAAGTTCGGCGAATGCTAACAGCCTTAACAAAAGCCTCCGGTGGCCAGGGAATGGTAGGTGGCCAAATGCTGGATATACTGGCTGAGGAAACCTCCATTACGTTAGAACAACTACAGCATATACACCGCTTAAAAACCGGCGCGCTCATTCAAGCGTCATTAGCTATCGGTGCACTGTGCAAAGAAGACGTTACAGATTCAGTTTTACAACAACTGGAAGTCTACGGCGATGCCATTGGCTTGGCGTTTCAAATAACGGATGATGTTCTGGATGTTACCAGCACCACCGAAGTGCTTGGCAAACCTCAAGGCAGCGATGCCGAGGCACAAAAAACAACCTATGTAACTCTATTGGGGTTAAGCGGCGCGAAACAACAAGCGCATTTTCAGCATCAACGAGCACTCAGTGCGTTAACCGACATGGGGTTAAATGAAACAAGTCTGCTGTGGCAGCTTGCTGATTATATTTTATACAGAGACCATTAG
- a CDS encoding zinc metallopeptidase, with protein sequence MVIVLAIIALLALLIGPNIWVKRVLKKHSRERKDLPGTGSELANHLIKRFELTDVSLETTEKGDHYDPTSKTIRLTESVYQGKSLTAIATAAHEFGHALQHHKAYRPLLTRTAMAKQAYYVQNAASIALLMIPFLSMIPGLAVFARIVLIFVIGSMFFSAIIHLVTLPVEFDASFGRALPILQQGDYVDQRDYSTVRKILLACALTYVSQAMIGVLNFGRWIRLLKR encoded by the coding sequence ATGGTGATTGTGCTCGCGATTATAGCGCTTCTAGCTCTATTAATTGGCCCTAACATCTGGGTGAAGCGAGTGTTGAAAAAACACAGTCGCGAGCGCAAAGATTTACCTGGCACAGGGTCTGAGCTCGCGAATCATTTAATTAAACGCTTTGAACTGACGGACGTTTCTTTGGAAACTACCGAAAAAGGCGATCACTATGACCCCACCAGCAAAACCATTCGGCTCACAGAGTCGGTTTACCAAGGTAAAAGCCTAACGGCCATTGCAACGGCGGCGCATGAATTCGGGCATGCCTTGCAACATCATAAAGCGTATCGCCCACTATTAACTCGAACTGCAATGGCAAAACAAGCCTATTACGTACAAAATGCGGCCAGTATTGCATTGCTGATGATTCCATTTTTATCGATGATTCCGGGCTTAGCGGTCTTTGCTCGGATTGTTTTAATATTTGTCATTGGCTCTATGTTTTTTTCAGCTATCATCCATTTAGTTACGCTGCCCGTTGAATTTGATGCTTCCTTTGGGCGCGCGCTGCCAATTCTGCAACAGGGTGACTATGTTGATCAGCGTGACTACAGTACCGTTCGGAAAATACTCTTAGCGTGCGCTCTAACCTATGTCAGCCAAGCCATGATTGGCGTGCTTAATTTTGGTCGCTGGATTCGTTTACTTAAGCGCTGA
- a CDS encoding putative RNA methyltransferase, which translates to MSNNLKTAQHYQCPVCEQPLNPSLRQFICENNHTFDVHKKGYLNLLLAHKKNSKAPGDDADMVESRRRFLAANHYQPLADFVAEQAQQLLPESATIWDAGCGEGYYTQIIAQSNPDFMVYGLDISKPAIQAASRFKEIHWSVASSAHPPYGSNSFDAIVSIFSRVDAVPFHRVLKNNGSVLMVVPDSDHLMGLRKIIYDKVRPYDTSKHLEYFNNGFELVSEQRITVPLNLTTNEAIFDLLGMTPHAHRLPIDKRRQLSEVASLTDTACFKLYHFRKSHQSQDQIS; encoded by the coding sequence ATGTCAAATAACCTAAAGACTGCACAACACTATCAGTGCCCCGTCTGTGAACAACCCCTAAACCCTAGCCTCAGACAATTCATCTGTGAAAACAATCATACTTTCGATGTACACAAAAAAGGCTATTTAAACTTACTACTCGCCCATAAAAAGAACAGTAAAGCACCGGGTGATGATGCTGATATGGTGGAAAGTCGGCGTCGCTTTTTAGCCGCCAATCACTATCAACCCTTGGCTGACTTTGTGGCAGAGCAGGCTCAGCAATTGCTGCCTGAGTCAGCAACCATCTGGGATGCTGGGTGCGGCGAAGGGTATTACACGCAAATAATTGCGCAATCTAACCCTGACTTTATGGTTTACGGGCTCGATATTTCTAAACCGGCCATTCAGGCGGCGAGTCGCTTTAAAGAGATTCACTGGAGTGTTGCATCAAGCGCACACCCACCCTATGGATCAAACAGTTTTGATGCCATTGTTAGCATCTTTTCACGTGTTGATGCGGTGCCATTTCATCGCGTATTAAAAAACAATGGCTCGGTACTTATGGTCGTACCTGACAGCGACCATTTAATGGGCTTACGTAAGATCATCTATGATAAAGTGAGGCCGTATGACACGTCTAAACATTTAGAATACTTTAACAACGGCTTCGAATTAGTCAGTGAGCAGCGTATCACCGTTCCACTTAATTTAACCACTAACGAAGCGATATTTGACTTGCTTGGAATGACACCTCATGCCCATCGATTACCGATAGACAAAAGGCGTCAGTTATCAGAAGTAGCCTCGTTGACTGACACAGCTTGTTTTAAATTGTATCACTTTAGAAAATCTCATCAGAGTCAAGACCAAATAAGCTAG